The following are encoded together in the Lathyrus oleraceus cultivar Zhongwan6 chromosome 3, CAAS_Psat_ZW6_1.0, whole genome shotgun sequence genome:
- the LOC127130067 gene encoding auxin response factor 8: MVRIPELNSNIFYFPQGHAEHAYEPVHFPADFKIPSQIPCRVAAIHYRADPDTDEVYAKLRLVPLHISEVSFDDDAVGGGIDNMSETKYQSYTKTLTQSDANNGGGFSCPRKCAETLFPPLDYSDMLPTQDIFPMDVHGETWSFRHAYRGMPKRHLLTTGWSDFVTDKLLVSGDSLVFVRDEHSDLHIGIRRSKKRNDCIFKFSSKRKLGPSYGRLTSSFGELRISDKVMGVGKVKAEDVIEAVELCVNMKPFDVVYYPRVGTPEFFVKPSLIRKALQVRWCCGMRFKMAIETEDSSRTHWLMGTIASVQAADPAWPDSLWRGLQVTWDQPDLVTNTKMLNPWEVEVVSDMPPFPFVPFLPSSKKLRWDQQPSFAMDGQLTMPTFPNNETPNVDSTTGMQGARHDDISFSKSSFHLEKIPLEPFMSHFRQSFNHDASTSTSVSNSPTLQKESNNKSSQQLDHAKPKELVLFGQTIKHAKPKELELFGQTMDHAKPKVLVLFGQRIQIDSENENAEMKITNYLSDPLQCKKDSNSEGETVEIEHSGSSSKEPA, translated from the exons ATGGTTCGAATTCCAGAACTTAACTCTAACATCTTCTACTTCCCTCAAGGCCATGCTGAGCATGCATATGAACCTGTCCATTTTCCTGCCGACTTCAAAATTCCATCCCAAATTCCATGTAGGGTTGCGGCTATCCATTATAGGGCTGATCCTGACACAGATGAAGTGTATGCAAAACTCAGACTTGTTCCGCTACATATTAGTGAAGTTAGTTTTGATGATGACGCTGTTGGTGGTGGCATCGATAACATGTCTGAAACTAAGTATCAGTCTTATACGAAAACCTTGACACAATCTGATGCAAACAATGGTGGCGGATTCTCTTGTCCTAGGAAATGTGCAGAAACACTTTTTCCTCCATTAGACTATTCAGATATGCTTCCTACTCAGGACATTTTTCCCATGGATGTGCATGGAGAAACATGGAGCTTTAGACATGCTTATAGGGGCATGCCGAAGCGGCATCTGTTAACAACTGGGTGGAGTGACTTTGTGACCGATAAGCTACTTGTTTCGGGGGATTCACTTGTGTTTGTGAGAGATGAACACAGTGACCTTCATATTGGAATACGAAGGTCTAAAAAACGAAACGACTGTATATTTAAATTTTCATCAAAAAGGAAACTTGGACCATCATACGGTAGACTTACTTCCTCTTTTGGAGAGTTGAGAATAAGTGATAAGGTGATGGGAGTTGGTAAAGTGAAGGCTGAAGATGTTATTGAAGCAGTAGAACTTTGTGTCAATATGAAACCGTTTGATGTGGTTTACTATCCTCGGGTTGGTACTCCCGAGTTTTTTGTGAAACCCTCTTTGATTAGAAAAGCCCTTCAGGTTAGGTGGTGTTGTGGAATGAGGTTCAAGATGGCCATTGAAACGGAAGACTCGTCAAGGACACATTGGTTAATGGGAACAATTGCTTCTGTTCAGGCTGCTGATCCAGCATGGCCTGACTCTCTTTGGAGAGGTTTGCAG GTTACATGGGACCAACCTGATTTAGTTACAAATACCAAAATGCTGAATCCGTGGGAAGTCGAAGTAGTATCGGACATGCCTCCGTTCCCTTTTGTCCCTTTCTTGCCATCAAGTAAGAAACTGAGATGGGATCAACAGCCAAGTTTCGCCATGGATGGCCAATTAACAATGCCAACATTTCCAAACAATGAAACTCCAAATGTTGATAGTACTACAGGCATGCAGGGAGCCAGGCATGATGATATTAGTTTCTCCAAATCATCCTTTCACCTTGAAAAAATTCCATTAGAACCCTTTATGTCTCATTTCCGACAAtcatttaatcatgatgcctcaACATCCACTTCTGTCTCTAATAGCCCCACATTGCAAAAGGAGAGCAACAATAAATCATCACAGCAACTGGATCATGCGAAGCCGAAAGAGTTGGTGCTTTTTGGCCAAACAATAAAGCATGCAAAGCCGAAAGAGTTGGAGCTTTTTGGCCAAACAATGGATCATGCGAAGCCGAAAGTGTTGGTGCTTTTTGGTCAAAGAATACAAATTGACAGTGAAAACGAAAATGCTGAGATGAAAATCACTAATTATTTGTCTGATCCTTTACAATGCAAAAAAGATAGTAATTCTGAAGGAGAAACAGTGGAGATTGAGCATTCCG GGAGTTCATCAAAAGAGCCGGCGTGA